The Takifugu rubripes chromosome 7, fTakRub1.2, whole genome shotgun sequence genome has a segment encoding these proteins:
- the eva1ba gene encoding eva-1 homolog Ba — MDVEDKEMELLSNSIAAYAHIKANPESFGLYFVLGVCFGLVLTLCLLVIRISCKPRTKMASSTPEKKPLKNVAERVDESAEEEDEDGEDAEAPVPSPSTDAPVSNHTSQSDGTLSVNVFTSAEELERAQRLEERERIIREIWRNGQPDILGTGTGTIGRVHYY, encoded by the exons ATGGATGTGGAGGATAAAGAAATGGAGCTCCTGAGCAACAGCATAGCTGCGTATGCTCATATCAaag CAAACCCGGAGAGCTTCGGCCTGTACTTTGTGCTCGGCGTGTGTTTCGGCCTGGTGCTGACTCTCTGCCTCCTGGTCATCCGCATTTCATGTAAGCCACGAACCAagatggcctcctccaccccgGAGAAGAAACCCCTAAAGAACGTCGCTGAGAGGGTGGACGAGAgcgcggaggaggaggacgaggacggcgAAGACGCCGAGGCCCCCGTCCCTTCGCCCAGCACAGACGCACCTGTCAGCAATCACACCAGCCAATCGGACGGGACCCTGAGTGTGAACGTCTTTACGTCCGCCGAGGAGCTGGAGCGGGCGCAgcggctggaggagagggagcgcaTCATCCGTGAGATCTGGAGGAACGGCCAGCCCGACATCCTGGGGACAGGAACGGGAACTATTGGAAGGGTGCACTACTACTGA